ATATTTTGATGTCGTAGAAACGGGATGGTCAAAAGTAGATCCGCTCTTTCCTATAGTAAAGAGAGAAGTTCATGCCCGACCTACTTTACTTATTGCATCTACTTTTTCGCCAAAATATAGCCTTGCCCACAATCCTGAAGTGGTAGAAGTCATAAAGAATCTGTCAAACAGCAATACTTTTAAAATCCTGGTCGTATTACATCCTAAAATGAGCAAGGATATTGTAAACAAGTTCAAAACGCTTGTAAACGACAACCTTTCCTTTCACAAAACCACCAATCTAATCCCCTTGTTCAAGCAGGCAGATGTTATGCTGGGCGATACCACTTCTGCAATTACCGAATTTCTCTTGCAGGAAAAACCGGTGGTTACCTTTAAAAATAACAAACCTGGGCCACATCTGCTAAATGTTGAAACAACGGAAGAGATAGTCCCAGCACTGGAAAAAGGTCTTACAGAACCAGAACAACTCATGAATTCCATTCGTGAATATATTAAAGTTACCCACCCCTATAAGGATGGTCAATCAAGTGCCAGGGTCGTTGAAGCATCCGTAGCCTTTTTGCACAAAAACAAGGATTATTTAAAGCCAAAGCCCATAAATTTAGTTCGGCGATTTAAGATGAGGCGCAAATTGGGAGATTTTAAAAGCAAGACCGTTCGACATCCTATTACCCTTACTGATCAAAAAAACCGAGAAAAGGTCACCGCCATTATCCCGGTTTATAATGAAGCCCATAATATTGAAAACACCTTAAAGTCTGTTGCTTTCGCTGATGAAACCATGGTGGTAGATTCTTACAGTACAGATGATACTGTAGAAATCGCTAAAAAGTACACAGATTTTGTAATACAAAGGGATTTTGAATATCCTGCTTCCCAGAAAAACTGGGCCATTCCCCAGGCTTCTTATGAATGGATTCTTCTGCTTGATGCAGATGAACGCGTGACCCCTGCGCTGCAAGATGAAATTTTAGAAATTCTTGCAAAACCAGAACCAGATATAAATGCCTACTGGATTTACCGCAAAAACCATTTTATGGGAAAAGAGGTTCGGTACAGCGGTTGGCAAAATGATAAGGTTATTCGTCTTTTTAAGAAAAGTTACAACCGTTATGAGGATAAAATGGTCCATGAAGAGATAATTTCTGAGGGCACTGTAGGTTTTCTTAAAAACAGGTTGCACCACAATACCTATGTAAGCTTAGATCACTATCTTAATAAACTGAATAAATATTCCTACTGGCAGGCTCGGGACTATGACAGCATCACAGGGACGCTTACCCCATTCCATTTTTTAGTCAAACCGTTCTGGAAATTCTTTAAACATTATATTATCCAACAGGGATTTCGTGACGGTATTGTGGGTTTCTCGGTTAGTTTTTTACAAAGCTATTCCGTAGTGCTTCGATACATGCGGCTATATCTTTACCGCAGGGATATTAAATAAAACAAACGATTATTTCCAGAACCTAAGTTTCTTTTTCAGGCGTTTTTTTCTATGAAAACCTTCCTGAAATTCCTTAGTGGCCTTCCACATATCACTTATTGTTTTTTGCTCATCATATCCCGCCAGGCGCGCATACTCCTTTGCCATGACCACTACCATCTTCTTCTTAGGCGTCAAACGGCTAAAGTTTTTGATCCGTGTGGTATAATCCATTGGTTTAAATTCCATTCTGTTAAGGTCCACCAGATAAAATTCATATGCTTTCGCGTTCTTTACGATCAGCGTATTACCGGGAGAGTGATCTAAAAAGTGAATCCCTTTTTCATGCAAACTGAATGTAAATTGAGTAAACGCCTTTAAAATTTCCGTTTCTCCGGCATATTTTGGGTTATCCACAAGATCGCGGTAGGTAAGGTCACAATCAAGAAGGTCACAGGCATAAAAACTTTTATTGAAAAGCAATTTAGCTTCTTCGGCATATGCGATAGGCTTTGGGGTGCCTACCTGCATTTCAAGCAATTTTGTGGCATACTCATACGAGCGCTGGGCCTTAGACTTCCTAAGAAATTTGTAGGCGATTTTATTGACCAGATTAGGGATTTTGAAGGATTTTATAGAGATTTTCTTTCCTTCAAAGTCAAATGTTTTAATGGTATTTCGGGCACCGCCAGAAAAAAGGGTGCCTTCATGATCAAAATCTTTGAGCAGTTGCTCTAATTTTAAAACACTACTTTTGTTATCCAGATTGGAATGTAGTTTCATACGTTGATTTGAAGTGCAAAAGTAATGCTAATTTATAAAGTTGGAAAACGGCCAAAACCAGTCATAAATCACCATGAAACATGTCTTTTTAGAATCTCATAATATAAAAAACAGGTATTTTGGTTTCGGTCAGTTCAACTATCATTTGATCAAAGGTTTAAGTGAGATTGAGCAGGATGAACAGTTAAAATTTACAGTTCATGCGAGTGACTTAAAAGAACTTCAGGAGGAATTTGGGACAACATTCAACTACAAAAAGTATAGTTCGTTATCAAGGCACCCGCTGTTTAGGATCCGCAAAAAATACGATCTGTGGCATTCGCTGAATCAAAACACAAAAATAGAACCGCATACTCAATTACCCTATTTAATGACTGTTCACGACATTCACTTTATGGAAGAGCGTTCCGGTGACGATAAGCGTAAGCAGCGCTTTAATGAAAAACTTAGCCGCTGTAATGCCATTGTCTATATTTCAAACTTTGCAAAAGAAAATACGCACGCCCATTTTAGGGTGCCCGCTGTCCCAGAGCACGTAATCTACAACGGT
This portion of the Flavimarina sp. Hel_I_48 genome encodes:
- a CDS encoding glycosyltransferase, translating into MIYRFLIYISHSYGIPIGEPLEQEIEKRGYQVKWFADMSYSKKKIKNKDTCDSIQDIKNYHPHVVLTATDSVPDFIPGIKVQLFHGFLAFKHSHKRGHFRIRGFFDLYCTQGASTTSIFKQKEKKYGYFDVVETGWSKVDPLFPIVKREVHARPTLLIASTFSPKYSLAHNPEVVEVIKNLSNSNTFKILVVLHPKMSKDIVNKFKTLVNDNLSFHKTTNLIPLFKQADVMLGDTTSAITEFLLQEKPVVTFKNNKPGPHLLNVETTEEIVPALEKGLTEPEQLMNSIREYIKVTHPYKDGQSSARVVEASVAFLHKNKDYLKPKPINLVRRFKMRRKLGDFKSKTVRHPITLTDQKNREKVTAIIPVYNEAHNIENTLKSVAFADETMVVDSYSTDDTVEIAKKYTDFVIQRDFEYPASQKNWAIPQASYEWILLLDADERVTPALQDEILEILAKPEPDINAYWIYRKNHFMGKEVRYSGWQNDKVIRLFKKSYNRYEDKMVHEEIISEGTVGFLKNRLHHNTYVSLDHYLNKLNKYSYWQARDYDSITGTLTPFHFLVKPFWKFFKHYIIQQGFRDGIVGFSVSFLQSYSVVLRYMRLYLYRRDIK
- a CDS encoding lipopolysaccharide kinase InaA family protein, which codes for MKLHSNLDNKSSVLKLEQLLKDFDHEGTLFSGGARNTIKTFDFEGKKISIKSFKIPNLVNKIAYKFLRKSKAQRSYEYATKLLEMQVGTPKPIAYAEEAKLLFNKSFYACDLLDCDLTYRDLVDNPKYAGETEILKAFTQFTFSLHEKGIHFLDHSPGNTLIVKNAKAYEFYLVDLNRMEFKPMDYTTRIKNFSRLTPKKKMVVVMAKEYARLAGYDEQKTISDMWKATKEFQEGFHRKKRLKKKLRFWK